One region of Bubalus kerabau isolate K-KA32 ecotype Philippines breed swamp buffalo chromosome 6, PCC_UOA_SB_1v2, whole genome shotgun sequence genomic DNA includes:
- the TSACC gene encoding TSSK6-activating co-chaperone protein isoform X2 codes for MEQLPSHPTNRRAKEEGNTVPLCRAKPSPSFINLQASSPPVTFLKILPTKLPSGIDHKPKECLGLLECMYANLQLQTQLAQQQMAILENLQASMTQLAPGKENKNSSLPALSRNLLFSHLPQFSK; via the exons CCAAAGAGGAGGGTAATACTGTGCCTCTTTGTCGAGCCAAACCCTCCCCCAGCTTTATTAATCTTCAAGCAAGTTCCCCACCAGTCACTTTCCTGAAAATCCTGCCAACAAAGTTGCCGTCAG GTATTGACCACAAGCCCAAGGAATGCCTAGGACTCCTAGAATGTATGTATGCCAATCTCCAGCTTCAGACCCAGCTCGCCCAACAACAGATGGCTATTTTGGAAAATTTACAAGCATCCATGACACAACTGGCTCctgggaaagaaaacaagaacTCTTCTCTCCCAGCCTTATCTCGCAATCTATTGTTCAGTCACCTGCCCCAATTCAGTAAATGA